In Candidatus Syntrophoarchaeum caldarius, the following are encoded in one genomic region:
- a CDS encoding delta-aminolevulinic acid dehydratase: protein MFPITRMRRTRASPLIRDMIREAVLSPRDLIYPIFVDETITRKREIGSMPGQFRLPPDGVVNEIDELCDLGIPAVLLFGIPETKDAAGTSALDEEGVIQRTIEAIRDALGDRLVIITDVCLCEYTTHGHCGIVEGEKILNDPTLEKIAGMALSHARAGADIVAPSGMMDGMVSSIRGILDENGYQDTLIMSYAAKYASSFYAPFRDAADSSYTFGDRSSYQMDPGNADEAIREVELDILEGADIVMVKPALSYLDLVYRIRSTFGMPTAVYSVSGEYSMVKAAAMQGWIDETKVMYEMHLSMKRAGADMIITYAAKDIARYLEELR, encoded by the coding sequence ATGTTTCCAATAACAAGAATGCGAAGGACAAGAGCGTCTCCACTGATAAGAGATATGATTCGAGAGGCAGTTCTAAGTCCCAGAGATCTGATATACCCAATCTTTGTCGATGAGACAATAACCAGAAAGCGTGAGATCGGTTCGATGCCAGGACAGTTCAGGCTGCCACCCGATGGAGTTGTGAATGAAATCGATGAGCTTTGTGATCTCGGGATCCCTGCCGTGCTCCTCTTCGGGATACCAGAAACGAAAGATGCTGCTGGAACCTCTGCGCTTGATGAAGAAGGGGTCATACAACGCACGATTGAGGCGATACGGGATGCGCTTGGTGATAGGCTCGTTATTATAACAGACGTCTGTCTCTGCGAGTACACAACGCATGGACACTGTGGAATAGTTGAGGGTGAAAAGATCCTGAACGATCCGACACTTGAAAAAATCGCAGGGATGGCTCTATCGCATGCAAGGGCGGGTGCTGATATTGTTGCACCCTCAGGTATGATGGATGGTATGGTATCCTCGATCAGGGGTATTCTTGATGAAAATGGGTATCAGGATACACTCATCATGTCCTATGCTGCAAAATATGCATCCAGCTTCTATGCACCATTCAGGGATGCCGCAGACTCTTCCTATACATTTGGTGACCGCTCTTCGTACCAGATGGACCCTGGAAATGCCGATGAGGCGATACGTGAGGTTGAACTTGATATTTTAGAGGGTGCTGACATCGTGATGGTGAAGCCTGCACTATCATACCTTGATCTGGTATATCGTATCAGGAGCACATTTGGAATGCCGACCGCTGTTTACAGTGTAAGTGGTGAGTACTCAATGGTAAAGGCAGCGGCGATGCAGGGCTGGATCGATGAAACGAAGGTTATGTATGAGATGCACCTCTCGATGAAGCGTGCTGGCGCTGATATGATAATCACCTATGCTGCAAAGGATATTGCGCGCTATCTGGAGGAGCTTCGATGA
- a CDS encoding glutamine synthetase: MGTNVDDVFEIIEATDVRFIQMWFTDILGQLKSFAINKDELESAFAEGMGFDGSSIQGFARIDESDMIAKPDPATFQLIPWKPKDKAVGRMFCDILQPDGTPYEGDPRYALKRNLQRLEEMGYTMYVGPELEYFYFKDELTTEVLDEGGYFDLTTLDAASDWRRDTILALEEMGIYVEYSHHEVAPSQHEIDLRYMDALTMADNVMTYRMVVKEIARMHGVYATFMPKPIFGVNGSGMHVHQSLFKGDKNVFFDPDDEMGLSDTCRYYIAGLLHHAKEITAITNQWMNSYKRLVPGYEAPVYISWARRNRSTLVRVPMYKPGKEKATRIEYRSPDPACNPYLAFSVMLAAGLEGIEKKYELPPQMEQDLYHITDEERKKLEIDSLPGSLIEAINITEKSELVRKTLGDHIFHNFIVSKHIEWDEYRVQITPFEIKKLLPVL, from the coding sequence ATGGGGACGAATGTAGATGACGTCTTTGAAATAATTGAAGCCACTGACGTACGGTTTATCCAGATGTGGTTTACTGATATTCTCGGGCAGCTAAAGAGCTTTGCGATAAACAAGGATGAACTTGAAAGTGCATTTGCAGAGGGTATGGGCTTTGATGGATCATCCATACAGGGGTTTGCAAGGATAGATGAGAGTGACATGATCGCAAAGCCAGATCCTGCAACCTTCCAGTTGATACCATGGAAACCAAAGGATAAAGCAGTTGGACGGATGTTCTGCGATATTCTTCAGCCAGACGGAACCCCTTATGAGGGTGATCCGAGATACGCCCTGAAACGAAATCTTCAGCGGCTGGAGGAGATGGGTTACACAATGTATGTTGGTCCCGAGCTTGAATACTTCTACTTCAAGGATGAACTAACAACAGAGGTACTCGATGAAGGTGGATACTTTGATCTGACAACACTTGATGCCGCATCTGACTGGCGAAGAGATACGATCCTTGCGCTTGAAGAGATGGGGATATATGTTGAGTACAGTCATCATGAGGTTGCACCCTCCCAGCATGAGATCGATCTCAGATATATGGATGCACTCACGATGGCAGACAATGTCATGACCTACAGAATGGTCGTAAAGGAGATCGCACGGATGCACGGGGTTTATGCGACGTTCATGCCAAAACCGATCTTTGGTGTGAACGGATCAGGTATGCATGTACATCAGTCCCTCTTCAAAGGCGATAAGAACGTATTCTTTGATCCAGATGATGAGATGGGTTTATCTGATACATGCAGATACTACATCGCGGGCCTCCTTCATCATGCAAAGGAGATCACGGCTATTACAAACCAGTGGATGAACTCATACAAGCGGCTGGTTCCAGGATATGAAGCACCTGTCTATATCTCATGGGCGCGAAGGAACAGATCAACCCTCGTGAGAGTTCCAATGTACAAACCAGGCAAGGAAAAAGCTACAAGGATTGAGTATAGAAGCCCTGATCCTGCGTGCAATCCATACCTCGCATTCTCAGTGATGCTTGCAGCAGGACTTGAAGGGATCGAAAAGAAGTATGAACTCCCTCCCCAGATGGAACAGGATCTGTATCATATTACCGATGAAGAACGGAAAAAGCTTGAGATTGATTCGCTTCCAGGAAGCCTCATTGAGGCGATAAATATCACAGAGAAGAGTGAGCTTGTAAGAAAGACGCTTGGTGATCACATATTTCACAATTTCATCGTGAGCAAGCATATCGAATGGGATGAATACAGGGTTCAGATTACGCCATTTGAGATAAAGAAGTTGCTTCCAGTACTGTGA
- a CDS encoding AsnC family transcriptional regulator — MTQKIDDLDVKVIRELKKDARTSYREISERLGVSEGTVYNRVQKMREIGVIKRFIPEIDYSKLGYDLAVLIGIRVDGGYLGEVEKVLASEPNVSAVFDVTGDYDTMVIAKFRGREELNDLVKRVLAVPHVRRTHTMLVLNTVKEEHGIEI; from the coding sequence ATGACACAAAAAATTGACGATCTGGATGTTAAGGTGATACGAGAACTCAAGAAGGATGCAAGAACGAGCTACAGAGAAATATCAGAGCGACTTGGAGTTTCAGAAGGTACAGTTTACAATCGTGTTCAGAAGATGCGTGAGATTGGTGTGATAAAGCGGTTCATACCTGAGATTGATTACTCAAAGCTTGGATACGATCTTGCTGTCCTGATCGGTATCAGAGTTGATGGTGGCTATCTTGGTGAGGTTGAAAAGGTGCTGGCATCGGAGCCAAACGTCTCCGCAGTCTTTGATGTTACTGGGGACTATGATACTATGGTTATCGCAAAATTCAGGGGAAGGGAAGAGCTCAATGATCTTGTGAAGCGCGTTCTTGCAGTTCCACACGTTCGAAGGACCCATACAATGCTCGTTTTAAACACGGTCAAGGAAGAGCATGGTATCGAGATATAA
- a CDS encoding transcriptional regulator encodes MIKLWGIYFLIIPLTFITPPFNDKIHKPLIQTFIMNRSLLLLSVIEVLNRGGFATSERCDVRPRSFDIVASKDDQILLLKVLSNIDAVSQEMAEELKRITKHLMASPLIIGDRMKGRYLERGVLYRRYGIPSMNLATLSDYILNGIRIYVYSERGGLYVRINGTAIRRARLQKGLSLGDLSKMIGVSRRSISRYEEDLMETTVSKAIELQEVLGEDVLTSIDPFFTRVNDTSEENTELPSEVLQLMSEIGFDVHVTPQAPFDAISEDKKRTKILTGSGKNVSSVIKRAKIMSSISRVTGTMSVVIIEGRSKAKNIDNTVIIEDREVEKIADTSEFVETLRRKSCMYQ; translated from the coding sequence GTGATAAAGTTATGGGGAATATATTTTTTAATCATCCCTCTTACCTTCATTACACCTCCTTTTAATGATAAAATACATAAACCTTTAATACAAACTTTTATTATGAACCGTTCGCTTCTACTCCTCTCAGTGATAGAAGTATTGAATAGAGGAGGATTTGCAACATCAGAGCGATGTGATGTAAGACCAAGAAGTTTTGATATTGTAGCAAGCAAGGATGATCAGATCCTGCTACTGAAGGTGTTATCAAATATTGATGCTGTGAGCCAGGAAATGGCTGAGGAACTTAAGCGGATCACAAAACACCTCATGGCATCACCACTCATCATCGGAGATCGGATGAAAGGGCGATACCTTGAGAGAGGAGTACTGTACAGGCGCTATGGCATCCCATCGATGAACCTTGCGACACTCTCTGATTATATCTTGAATGGAATCAGGATTTATGTCTATTCGGAGCGTGGTGGGCTGTATGTCAGGATCAATGGTACAGCGATCAGACGTGCACGCCTCCAAAAAGGGCTTTCACTCGGCGATCTTTCAAAGATGATCGGTGTCTCAAGACGAAGTATAAGTCGATATGAGGAAGATCTGATGGAGACAACGGTATCAAAAGCGATTGAGCTTCAGGAAGTGCTTGGAGAGGATGTTCTAACTTCGATCGATCCGTTTTTCACCAGGGTAAATGATACAAGCGAGGAAAACACAGAATTACCGTCTGAAGTGCTGCAACTGATGTCTGAAATTGGTTTTGATGTTCATGTAACGCCACAGGCACCATTTGATGCAATTTCAGAGGATAAAAAGCGTACAAAGATCCTGACAGGGTCAGGTAAGAACGTTTCATCAGTTATAAAGCGTGCAAAAATCATGAGCAGCATCTCACGTGTAACAGGAACGATGTCTGTTGTGATCATAGAGGGGCGATCAAAAGCGAAGAACATTGATAATACAGTGATAATAGAAGATCGAGAGGTCGAAAAGATCGCAGATACATCTGAATTTGTGGAGACGCTTCGAAGAAAGAGCTGTATGTACCAATGA
- a CDS encoding kinase, aspartokinase/uridylate kinase → MTGVIVIKVGGSLIDESNDLLECLKDIVLKKDLNIVIVPGGGVFADQVRRYTSNISDDASHLMAILAMDQYGIYLGDTGGIRLIDRFEDLGRSNNISILLLSQIMRAHDPLPHTWDVTSDTIAAWVAKELGAKFLKLTDVDGVFHDGNLLLVVSARKLRELELSCTDRALPDFLIKHGMDCTVLNGRYPERILDAIEERAFKGTLIKGVDKELEACFQ, encoded by the coding sequence ATGACCGGCGTCATCGTCATCAAGGTTGGAGGTTCGCTGATAGATGAGTCTAATGATTTATTGGAGTGTCTGAAAGATATTGTCCTCAAAAAGGATCTCAATATCGTGATTGTGCCAGGCGGGGGAGTATTTGCAGATCAGGTGCGAAGATATACCTCAAATATCTCTGACGATGCCTCTCACCTGATGGCAATCCTTGCAATGGACCAGTATGGGATTTATCTTGGAGATACTGGAGGTATCAGGCTCATTGATCGTTTTGAGGATCTTGGACGATCTAATAATATTTCAATTCTTCTTTTGAGCCAGATTATGCGAGCTCATGATCCATTACCGCATACGTGGGATGTTACCTCTGATACGATTGCTGCATGGGTTGCAAAAGAGCTTGGGGCAAAATTCCTGAAACTGACCGATGTGGATGGCGTATTTCATGATGGCAACCTTCTTCTGGTGGTATCAGCCCGCAAACTCAGAGAACTTGAGTTATCCTGTACAGACAGGGCACTTCCAGACTTCCTGATCAAACATGGCATGGACTGCACAGTTCTCAATGGAAGGTACCCCGAGCGTATACTGGATGCAATCGAGGAAAGAGCATTTAAGGGAACGCTGATAAAAGGAGTAGATAAGGAGCTTGAAGCATGTTTCCAATAA